One genomic window of Moorella glycerini includes the following:
- a CDS encoding double-cubane-cluster-containing anaerobic reductase: MWRALDMDLEKHDVFLGGLPGAFSEVFLQQENRPAGMAYFDNALAEAHGGRIKEILEQKKTGRPVVGTFCVFVPEELIFAVDGISIGLCGGAQFTVPTGEQVLPRNLCPLIKSFMGFKLDRICPYFQAVDFLIGETTCDGKKKTWEILNEYVPTYVMELPQKKTEADLTLWEGEINRLKEEIERRSGQAIMAEKLAAGIKRANARRTALARLYRARQADPAPISGKDALLISQLAFFDDPERFTSQVNSLCDELEERIARGEGVAWKGTPRLLVTGTPMALPYWKLHHLVETAGAVIVGEETCTGTRYFAGQVAEDGRSVDEHLKNLARRLMAINCACFTPNKERVEDILRLAREAKADGVIYFSLQFCQPFSVEGRLVEKALQEAGLPVLRLESDYSEEDAAQLKTRIDAFLEMITA; this comes from the coding sequence ATGTGGCGTGCCCTGGACATGGATTTAGAAAAACACGACGTTTTTCTAGGGGGCCTGCCGGGAGCCTTCAGCGAGGTGTTTTTGCAGCAGGAAAACCGGCCGGCAGGGATGGCCTATTTTGATAATGCCTTAGCCGAAGCCCATGGCGGCAGGATTAAGGAAATCCTGGAACAAAAAAAGACCGGGCGGCCGGTGGTCGGGACCTTTTGCGTCTTTGTGCCCGAAGAACTTATCTTCGCCGTGGATGGTATCAGCATCGGCCTTTGCGGCGGCGCCCAGTTTACCGTGCCCACCGGTGAGCAGGTACTGCCTCGCAATCTGTGCCCGTTGATTAAGTCCTTTATGGGCTTTAAATTGGACCGGATCTGTCCCTACTTCCAGGCCGTCGACTTCCTCATCGGCGAGACTACTTGTGACGGCAAAAAGAAGACCTGGGAAATACTTAATGAATACGTGCCGACTTACGTCATGGAGTTGCCCCAGAAGAAAACTGAGGCCGATCTAACCCTCTGGGAAGGAGAGATTAACCGCCTTAAGGAAGAGATCGAGCGGCGATCCGGCCAGGCCATCATGGCAGAAAAATTGGCGGCAGGAATTAAGAGGGCCAATGCCCGCCGGACGGCACTGGCGCGCCTGTACCGGGCCCGCCAGGCCGACCCGGCTCCCATCAGCGGCAAAGACGCCCTACTGATTTCCCAGCTCGCTTTCTTTGATGACCCGGAACGCTTTACGAGCCAGGTCAACAGCCTTTGTGACGAACTGGAAGAACGCATCGCCAGGGGAGAGGGCGTGGCCTGGAAAGGGACGCCGCGCCTCCTGGTCACGGGTACGCCCATGGCCTTGCCTTACTGGAAGTTGCATCACCTGGTCGAGACGGCCGGGGCGGTAATCGTCGGCGAAGAGACCTGCACCGGCACTCGGTATTTTGCCGGCCAGGTGGCTGAAGACGGTCGGTCGGTAGACGAGCACCTCAAAAATCTCGCCCGGCGACTGATGGCCATCAATTGCGCCTGCTTCACCCCCAACAAAGAACGGGTGGAAGACATTCTGCGCCTGGCACGGGAGGCCAAAGCCGACGGGGTGATCTATTTCTCTTTGCAGTTCTGCCAGCCCTTCAGCGTCGAGGGTCGGCTGGTGGAAAAAGCCCTCCAGGAGGCGGGGCTGCCGGTACTGCGCCTGGAGAGCGACTACAGTGAGGAAGACGCGGCCCAGCTAAAGACGCGGATCGATGCTTTCCTGGAAATGA
- the ltrA gene encoding group II intron reverse transcriptase/maturase, with product MEQVVARENMLAALKRVERNGGAPGVDGIPTERLRDQIRAEWPRIREELLAGTYRPKPVRRVEIPKPGGGKRMLGIPTVMDRLIQQALLQVLTPIFEPQFSEASYGFRPGRKAHDAVKKARQYVEEGYEWAVDLDIEKYFDRVNHDILMARVARKVADKRVLTLIRRYLQAGVMVNGVVMETAEGTPQGGPLSPLLANILLDDLDKELEKRGHKFVRYADDCNIYVKSKRAGERVMASIRNFLQERLKLKINEQKSAVDRPWKLKFLGFSMYKHKAGVILIRLAPQTIDRVKTKIREITARNKPLKMAERIERLNAYLGGWIGYFALADTPSIFKNLESWTRRRLRMCLWKQWKRVRTRYRELRALGLPEWVVHEFANARKGLWRMAHGPMNRALGNAYWQSQGLMSLTERYSYLRQAW from the coding sequence ATGGAGCAGGTGGTGGCCAGGGAGAACATGCTGGCCGCGCTGAAACGGGTAGAGCGGAACGGAGGCGCGCCCGGTGTGGACGGCATCCCGACCGAACGGTTGCGGGACCAAATACGCGCCGAGTGGCCGCGCATCCGGGAAGAACTGCTCGCGGGAACCTACAGACCGAAGCCCGTGCGCCGGGTCGAAATCCCGAAACCCGGGGGAGGCAAACGGATGTTAGGGATACCCACCGTAATGGACCGCCTAATCCAGCAGGCCCTCCTGCAAGTATTGACGCCCATCTTCGAACCGCAGTTCTCAGAGGCCAGCTACGGGTTCCGTCCCGGAAGGAAAGCCCATGATGCGGTAAAGAAGGCGCGGCAATACGTAGAAGAAGGATACGAATGGGCCGTGGACCTGGACATCGAGAAATACTTCGACCGGGTAAACCACGACATCCTCATGGCCCGGGTGGCCCGGAAAGTGGCAGATAAGAGGGTACTTACCCTTATCCGCCGCTATCTCCAGGCAGGCGTCATGGTAAACGGAGTGGTCATGGAGACGGCAGAAGGAACGCCCCAGGGCGGACCCTTAAGCCCGTTATTGGCCAACATACTCCTGGACGACCTGGACAAAGAACTGGAAAAGAGGGGCCACAAGTTCGTCCGTTACGCCGATGACTGCAACATCTACGTCAAAAGCAAACGGGCAGGAGAAAGGGTCATGGCCAGTATCCGCAACTTCCTGCAGGAGCGGTTGAAGCTCAAGATCAACGAGCAGAAGAGCGCGGTAGACCGGCCGTGGAAGCTGAAATTTCTGGGGTTCAGCATGTACAAACACAAGGCAGGAGTAATCCTTATCCGCCTGGCGCCGCAGACCATCGACCGGGTGAAAACGAAAATCCGGGAGATAACCGCCCGGAATAAACCCTTAAAGATGGCCGAGCGCATAGAGCGCCTGAACGCCTACCTGGGCGGCTGGATAGGGTACTTCGCCCTGGCCGACACGCCCAGCATCTTTAAGAACTTAGAAAGCTGGACGCGGCGGAGGCTGCGCATGTGTCTCTGGAAGCAGTGGAAGCGAGTACGGACCAGGTACCGCGAACTACGCGCATTGGGATTGCCGGAATGGGTAGTGCATGAATTCGCCAATGCCCGCAAAGGGCTGTGGCGGATGGCCCATGGGCCAATGAATAGAGCCCTGGGCAATGCCTACTGGCAATCCCAGGGCCTGATGAGCTTAACCGAGCGCTATTCTTATCTTCGTCAAGCTTGGTGA
- a CDS encoding acyl-CoA dehydratase activase, with the protein MECFIGVDVGSVSAKIAVLDMDKRVIFETYLRTHGSPVEALQGGFQHLQEKLPDLEVLAAGTTGSGRHLAAVMIGADTVKNEITAHAVAAREINPEVRTVIDIGGQDSKIIFLKDGVSCGFNMNSVCAAGTGSFLDHQATRLNVPIEKFGELALRSRNPVRIAGRCGVFAESDLISKQQMGYSKEDLIAGLCLALARNYLANVARGKEIRPVVLFQGGVAANVGMRAAFETLLGLPVVVPPYYRVMGAIGAALLARERWLKTKSPTAFRGARAISLFDCSPRSFICNDCTNNCKISELYLGGEIVGRWGSRCGKWANLRLSSAGRQDQREKLRLVRRGA; encoded by the coding sequence GTGGAGTGCTTTATAGGCGTTGATGTCGGCAGCGTGAGCGCCAAGATAGCGGTCTTAGATATGGACAAAAGGGTGATCTTTGAAACCTACCTGCGTACCCATGGCAGCCCCGTAGAAGCCCTGCAGGGCGGTTTTCAGCACCTGCAGGAGAAATTGCCAGACCTGGAAGTGTTAGCTGCCGGGACCACCGGGTCGGGCCGCCACCTGGCTGCAGTGATGATCGGGGCCGATACCGTCAAGAATGAAATTACCGCCCATGCCGTAGCAGCCAGGGAGATAAACCCTGAGGTACGGACAGTAATAGATATCGGCGGGCAGGATTCTAAAATTATTTTTCTGAAAGACGGTGTGTCCTGTGGCTTCAATATGAATAGTGTCTGTGCTGCGGGCACCGGCTCTTTTCTGGACCACCAGGCCACCCGCCTCAATGTCCCCATTGAAAAGTTCGGTGAGCTGGCTCTGCGTTCCAGGAACCCAGTCCGTATAGCCGGGCGGTGTGGCGTTTTTGCGGAATCGGACCTTATCAGCAAGCAACAAATGGGTTACAGCAAAGAAGATTTAATAGCCGGGCTGTGCCTGGCCCTGGCCCGCAACTACCTGGCCAATGTTGCCAGGGGGAAAGAAATCCGGCCGGTAGTTCTCTTTCAGGGTGGCGTGGCAGCCAATGTAGGCATGCGAGCCGCTTTTGAAACTTTACTGGGGCTGCCAGTAGTTGTGCCGCCTTATTATCGTGTCATGGGGGCCATCGGGGCGGCTTTATTGGCCCGGGAGAGATGGTTAAAAACAAAAAGCCCGACTGCCTTCAGAGGGGCAAGGGCGATTTCCCTTTTTGACTGCTCTCCACGCAGTTTCATCTGCAATGATTGTACCAACAACTGTAAGATCAGCGAGCTTTACCTTGGCGGGGAAATTGTCGGCCGCTGGGGAAGCCGCTGCGGCAAATGGGCGAACCTGCGTTTATCCTCAGCCGGGCGCCAGGATCAACGTGAAAAACTCCGGCTGGTGCGCCGGGGAGCGTGA